A part of Eriocheir sinensis breed Jianghai 21 chromosome 51, ASM2467909v1, whole genome shotgun sequence genomic DNA contains:
- the LOC126982613 gene encoding uncharacterized protein LOC126982613, producing MSLGYIRSGRLLLCQTAPHRWVDMNALVFFCLAAAAVSCNGAQYLGYPGVYGFLPNNYLGAAPVAYNPVPYSLAPVTYNVAPVASVAPVTPIQSQYHAQDELGQYSFGYAGGPSSRAETRDAYGVVRGSYNYVDSEGKLQTQHYVADALGFRVAGTNLPVAPAAPEAPAHVGPEPVQDTAEVVAAKAAFRKAYDEAAASAEAAPDTRKKRSVVTPADTFPYVSPLSFSYAFSSPLAYSHPFAYSHPFAFSHPFPAATAYTNIPAAATYSAAAPAAVRDATLLRVVHNPGHAVSYRVD from the exons ATGAGCCTTGGATATATAAGAAGTGGCCGGCTGCTTCTTTGCCAGACAGCTCCTCATCGGTGGGTCGACATGAACGCTCTG GTTTTCTTCTGTTTGGCGGCAGCGGCCGTGTCCTGCAATGGAGCCCAGTATCTGGGCTACCCTGGGGTTTACGGCTTCCTCCCCAACAACTATCTCGGCGCCGCCCCTGTGGCCTATAACCCAGTACCCTACAGTTTGGCTCCTGTAACATACAATGTAGCCCCCGTGGCCTCTGTGGCCCCTGTGACTCCCATCCAATCCCAGTACCACGCCCAGGACGAACTTGGACAGTACTCCTTCGGCTACGCCGGCGGCCCCTCCTCCCGCGCCGAGACCCGCGACGCCTATGGAGTAGTGCGCGGCTCCTACAACTACGTGGACTCTGAGGGCAAGCTGCAGACCCAGCACTACGTGGCCGACGCCCTGGGCTTCCGCGTGGCCGGCACCAACCTGCCGGTGGCCCCTGCAGCTCCCGAGGCACCCGCCCATGTCGGACCCGAGCCCGTCCAGGACACCGCTGAGGTCGTAGCCGCCAAGGCTGCCTTCAGGAAGGCTTATGATGAGGCCGCCGCCTCCGCCGAAGCTGCCCCGGACACCCGCAAGAAGCGATCAGTCGTGACCCCTGCCGACACATTCCCCTACGTCTCTCCTCTCAGCTTCTCGTacgccttctcttctcccctggCCTACTCCCACCCCTTCGCCTACTCCCACCCTTTCGCcttctcccaccccttccctgctGCCACCGCCTACACGAATATCCCCGCTGCCGCCACCTACTcagccgctgcccccgccgctgTGAGAGACGCTACCCTGCTGCGGGTGGTGCACAACCCCGGCCACGCTGTCTCCTACAGAGTGGATTGA
- the LOC126982606 gene encoding uncharacterized protein LOC126982606: MKVRTQHILRYVCSAAAVYLAATQVCSSFLKASEAERQPGRGSTGPDTPSCRALFTITDVARRQAANVSLFIHDLQGYSPPHKLSGDWRAREPPGAGFGSSAVAAGAVQQMLLKGNSPSGTSTADYSPLAGLLPSVLAREAGGEGSAPTVTTTTTTRIGAAGGLLPYVPCQIATYADPASATACFRERLRMNDSLWIFFMGDSKIRYLFYEFLARTDYELHYLVKLTNGSSFTLQQSKVTSLHIDREASSVELPGLRVSFQFRTFENQSVADLRSSAEVQQLARWAAGLEAPPHLLVLGYSSWMLRRMTFENGPLLHDALDFLKDMHKVVVPLLQQVGQRTRVVVTSQSRYKNHAAVGKRAMREGFLADSNFDWSEAAFMNYLRRLHRQLAQPSPPHASSARITKERGRRRGAGPRDHLVPGPEDGGVWWWDTILPLSLAENSECEELFLSGLAHHSLYTSAFLRCYDDNHVGTVTLGDQVTMLLNLACNSVLGVHEGMCCG, from the exons ATGAAGGTTAGGACACAGCACATCCTCAGGTATGTCTGTTCCGCCGCCGCGGTGTACCTGGCGGCCACGCAGGTGTGCAGCAGCTTCCTTAAGGCCAGTGAAGCCGAGCGCCAGCCGGGGCGGGGCAGCACGGGGCCCGACACTCCGTCCTGCCGCGCCCTCTTCACCATCACAGACGTCGCCCGCCGCCAGGCAGCCAACGTCAGCCTCTTCATACACGACCTTCAAGGGTATTCGCCTCCTCACAAGCTCAGTGGAGACTGGAGGGCGCGGGAACCACCAGGTGCCGGCTTCGGCAGCTCCGCCGTGGCCGCTGGGGCGGTGCAACAGATGCTCCTGAAGGGAAATTCGCCGTCAGGAACGTCAACGGCAGACTACTCCCCGCTGGCCGGCCTCCTTCCCTCCGTGCTGGCCCGCGAGGCAGGGGGTGAGGGCAGCGCCCCgacggtcaccaccaccaccaccaccaggatcggCGCCGCCGGTGGGCTGCTGCCCTACGTGCCGTGTCAAATAGCGACCTATGCTGACcccgcctccgccaccgcctgctTCAGGGAGAGGCTGAGAATGAATGACTCCTTATGGATCTTCTTCATGGGAGACTCCAAGATTAGATATCTCTTTTATGAGTTTCTCGCCAGAACAGACTATGAGCTCCACTACTTGGTCAAACTTACC AACGGCAGCAGCTTCACCTTGCAGCAGAGCAAAGTCACGAGTCTCCATATCGATAGAGAAGCTTCCAGCGTGGAGCTGCCTGGACTGCGTGTATCTTTCCA GTTCCGGACGTTCGAAAATCAATCCGTGGCAGATTTGAGGAGCAGCGCGGAGGTACAGCAGCTGGCGCGGTGGGCGGCTGGGCTGGAGGCGCCGCCACACCTGCTGGTGCTGG GCTACTCGTCGTGGATGCTTCGGAGGATGACTTTCGAGAACGGTCCGCTCCTGCATGATGCACTCGACTTCCTTAAGGACATGCATAAGGTGGTGGTGCCTCTTCTGCAGCAG GTTGGTCAGCGAACTCGAGTGGTCGTAACGTCCCAGAGCAGGTACAAGAATCACGCAGCTGTTGGAAAGAGAGCGATGAGAGAAGGCTTTCTTGCGGACTCAAACTTTGACTGGAGCGAGGCAGCGTTCATGAACTATCTGCGGCGACTTCATCGACAGCTTGCACAACCTTCACCGCCTCATGCATCCTCTGCGAGGATCACGAAGGAGCGAGGGAGACGCCGCGGCGCAGGGCCCCGAGACCACCTGGTGCCCGGGCCGGAAGACGGCGGAGTGTGGTGGTGGGACACGATTCTGCCGCTGAGCCTGGCGGAGAACAGCGAGTGTGAGGAGCTGTTCCTCAGTGGCCTGGCACATCACTCTTTGTACACCAGCGCTTTCCTCAGGTGTTACGACGACAACCACGTGGGCACCGTCACCCTGGGAGACCAGGTCACGATGCTGCTCAACCTGGCGTGCAACTCCGTGCTGGGGGTACACGAGGGGATGTGCTGTGGCTAA
- the LOC126982611 gene encoding uncharacterized protein LOC126982611 isoform X1 — MHILVVLCLAALAGPGGTQLVRYSFNFQGGPISRLETLDESGTVRGLFNYLDSYGNVKVQHYDYSAQVGAPAVNFIEPVQSPKTYQHFEPVTASPEPVYESREPVYDALQPEYDDTYDTYDAPDPAQDAPYPAQEVSNPVQDDPYPAQDDTYPAQDDPYPAQEVPNPVQDDPYPAQDDTYPAQDDPYPAQDAHSPAQEATDPAQDAPAPAQDAPAPATDNSDNAKEAAEPIQNAHESAQDILEPDPDTPEPPPDAPAPAPTTPEPHTDAAEATTETPKPRQDAAKAQPDAIFRSFGQRLRSLARPSYAFPPRRAARRFRGKRAVVASSYIFPYASPPLFSYQPLALTHAAVLPAATAYTALPAATTYAAAAHAAARDAVLLRIEHNPGHATSYRVD; from the exons ATGCATATTCTG GTGGTGTTATGTTTAGCAGCGCTGGCCGGACCCGGCGGCACCCAGCTGGTGAGGTACTCCTTCAACTTCCAGGGCGGACCCATCTCGCGGCTGGAGACCCTCGACGAGTCCGGCACCGTCAGGGGCCTTTTCAATTACCTTGACAGTTACGGCAACGTGAAAGTCCAGCACTATGACTACTCGGCGCAGGTCGGAGCGCCTGCCGTCAACTTCATTGAACCTGTGCAGTCCCCCAAAACTTATCAACACTTTGAGCCCGTGACGGCGAGCCCAGAACCCGTTTATGAGTCCCGTGAACCTGTCTATGATGCCCTGCAGCCAGAGTATGACGACACTTACGACACTTACGATGCTCCTGACCCTGCTCAAGACGCTCCTTACCCTGCTCAAGAGGTTTCCAACCCTGTTCAAGATGACCCTTACCCTGCTCAAGATGACACTTACCCTGCTCAAGATGACCCTTACCCTGCTCAAGAGGTTCCCAACCCTGTTCAAGATGACCCTTACCCTGCTCAAGATGACACTTACCCTGCTCAAGATGACCCTTACCCTGCTCAAGATGCCCATAGCCCTGCTCAAGAGGCGACTGACCCTGCTCAAGATGCTCCTGCCCCTGCTCAAGATGCTCCTGCCCCTGCCACAGATAACTCTGACAATGCCAAAGAGGCCGCTGAACCTATCCAAAATGCCCATGAATCGGCACAAGACATCCTTGAACCAGACCCAGACACTCCAGAGCCTCCCCCCGAcgcccctgcccccgcccccaCCACCCCTGAGCCACACACCGATGCTGCCGAGGCAACCACAGAGACGCCAAAGCCTCGCCAGGACGCCGCCAAGGCCCAGCCAGATGCTATTTTCAGGAGCTTTGGGCAGCGCCTCCGATCTCTTGCACGCCCTTCATACGCATTCCCTCCTCGCAGAGCTGCCAGACGCTTCCGTGGTAAGCGTGCAGTTGTGGCCTCCAGCTACATCTTCCCTTACgcttctcctccactcttctcttaCCAGCCCTTGGCCTTGACCCACGCCGCCGTCCTCcctgccgccaccgcctacacgGCACTCCCCGCAGCAACCACctacgccgccgccgcccacgccgCTGCTCGCGACGCGGTGCTGCTGCGGATAGAGCACAATCCCGGCCACGCCACCTCTTACCGCGTGGACTGA
- the LOC126982612 gene encoding cuticle protein-like: MNALTVLCLAVAVASGTGQLVGYPQVYGYPGILSAYPGFLPSVTPITLKTVAPSPFTLKTVAPAPITFKNVASEPITIKAASPITYNVAPVAPVAPIQSKFHAQDELGQYSFGYAGGPASRAETRDAFGIVRGSYNYVDPEGKLQTQNYVADALGFRVAGTNLPVAPAAPEVPALVGPEPVQDTPEVAAAKASFRSLLEKAAAAPETAAEPAPEAAAESTSESRKKRAIVAAPAVLPYASPFHFPYAHTAPLTYSHPWAYSGALPAVTGYTGIPAITAYTGIPAATTYAAAAPAAPKDATLLRVENNPGHAVSYRVD; encoded by the exons ATGAACGCTCTG ACTGTGCTCTgcctggcggtggcggtggccaGCGGCACCGGCCAGCTGGTGGGCTACCCACAGGTGTACGGCTACCCCGGAATCCTGAGTGCCTACCCCGGCTTCCTGCCTTCTGTGACACCCATCACCCTTAAGACCGTGGCCCCCAGCCCCTTCACCCTGAAGACCGTGGCTCCTGCTCCCATTACATTTAAAAATGTGGCCTCTGAGCCCATCACCATCAAGGCAGCGTCTCCAATCACCTACAATGTAGCCCCCGTGGCCCCTGTGGCTCCCATCCAGTCCAAGTTCCACGCCCAGGACGAGCTGGGCCAGTACTCCTTCGGCTACGCCGGCGGCCCCGCCTCCCGCGCCGAAACCCGCGACGCCTTCGGAATTGTGCGCGGCTCCTACAACTACGTGGACCCTGAGGGCAAGCTGCAGACCCAGAACTACGTGGCCGACGCCCTGGGCTTCCGCGTGGCCGGCACCAACCTGCCGGTGGCTCCTGCGGCCCCCGAGGTCCCCGCCCTTGTCGGACCCGAGCCCGTCCAGGACACCCCCGAGGTCGCCGCCGCCAAGGCATCTTTCAGGAGTCTGCTTGAGAAGGCCGCGGCTGCTCCCGAGACTGCTGCAGAGCCCGCCCCTGAGGCTGCCGCCGAATCCACATCAGAGAGCCGCAAGAAGCGAGCGATCGTGGCCGCCCCCGCCGTCCTCCCTTAcgcctctcccttccacttcccttatGCCCACACTGCTCCCCTGACCTACTCTCACCCCTGGGCTTACTCTGGCGCCCTCCCCGCCGTCACCGGCTACACAGGAATCCCTGCCATCACTGCCTACACGGGAATCCCCGCCGCAACTACCtacgccgccgccgctcctgccGCTCCGAAAGACGCCACCCTCCTGAGGGTGGAGAACAACCCCGGCCACGCTGTCTCTTACCGCGTTGACTAG
- the LOC126982614 gene encoding cuticle protein 6-like: MNSLTVLSLAAAVVCSTGHLVNYAGLYGYPGIFGAYPGLLAHNYLGAAPYLTAGPVTLKAAPNVPLTYSVAPVAPLSPVAAVAPVAPVAPVQSKYHAQDELGQYSFGYAGGPASRAETRDAYGVVRGSYNYVDPEGKLQTQHYVADALGFRVAGTNLPVAPAAPEAPGLVGPEPVQDTPEVVAAKAAFRMAYDEAAAAAEAAPDTR, translated from the exons ATGAACTCTCTG ACTGTGCTCtccctggcggcggcggtggtctgCAGCACCGGCCACCTGGTTAACTATGCGGGGCTGTACGGCTACCCGGGAATTTTTGGTGCCTACCCCGGCCTGCTGGCCCACAATTATTTGGGTGCCGCGCCCTACCTGACTGCCGGTCCAGTCACCCTGAAGGCTGCCCCCAATGTTCCTCTAACCTACAGTGTGGCCCCTGTGGCTCCCCTGTCCCCTGTGGCCGCCGTGGCCCCCGTGGCCCCCGTAGCTCCGGTCCAGTCCAAGTACCACGCCCAGGACGAGCTGGGCCAGTACTCCTTCGGCTACGCCGGCGGCCCCGCCTCCCGCGCCGAGACCCGCGACGCCTATGGAGTAGTGCGCGGCTCCTACAACTACGTGGACCCTGAGGGCAAGCTGCAGACCCAGCACTACGTGGCCGACGCCCTGGGCTTCCGCGTGGCCGGCACCAACCTGCCAGTGGCCCCTGCAGCTCCCGAGGCACCCGGCCTTGTCGGACCCGAGCCCGTCCAGGACACCCCTGAGGTCGTCGCCGCCAAGGCTGCCTTCAGGATGGCTTATGAtgaggccgccgccgccgccgaagctGCTCCGGACACCCGCTAA
- the LOC126982611 gene encoding uncharacterized protein LOC126982611 isoform X2 translates to MHILVVLCLAALAGPGGTQLVRYSFNFQGGPISRLETLDESGTVRGLFNYLDSYGNVKVQHYDYSAQVGAPAVNFIEPVQSPKTYQHFEPVTASPEPVYESREPVYDALQPEYDDTYDTYDAPDPAQDAPYPAQEVPNPVQDDPYPAQDDTYPAQDDPYPAQDAHSPAQEATDPAQDAPAPAQDAPAPATDNSDNAKEAAEPIQNAHESAQDILEPDPDTPEPPPDAPAPAPTTPEPHTDAAEATTETPKPRQDAAKAQPDAIFRSFGQRLRSLARPSYAFPPRRAARRFRGKRAVVASSYIFPYASPPLFSYQPLALTHAAVLPAATAYTALPAATTYAAAAHAAARDAVLLRIEHNPGHATSYRVD, encoded by the exons ATGCATATTCTG GTGGTGTTATGTTTAGCAGCGCTGGCCGGACCCGGCGGCACCCAGCTGGTGAGGTACTCCTTCAACTTCCAGGGCGGACCCATCTCGCGGCTGGAGACCCTCGACGAGTCCGGCACCGTCAGGGGCCTTTTCAATTACCTTGACAGTTACGGCAACGTGAAAGTCCAGCACTATGACTACTCGGCGCAGGTCGGAGCGCCTGCCGTCAACTTCATTGAACCTGTGCAGTCCCCCAAAACTTATCAACACTTTGAGCCCGTGACGGCGAGCCCAGAACCCGTTTATGAGTCCCGTGAACCTGTCTATGATGCCCTGCAGCCAGAGTATGACGACACTTACGACACTTACGATGCTCCTGACCCTGCTCAAGACGCTCCTTACCCTGCTCAAGAG GTTCCCAACCCTGTTCAAGATGACCCTTACCCTGCTCAAGATGACACTTACCCTGCTCAAGATGACCCTTACCCTGCTCAAGATGCCCATAGCCCTGCTCAAGAGGCGACTGACCCTGCTCAAGATGCTCCTGCCCCTGCTCAAGATGCTCCTGCCCCTGCCACAGATAACTCTGACAATGCCAAAGAGGCCGCTGAACCTATCCAAAATGCCCATGAATCGGCACAAGACATCCTTGAACCAGACCCAGACACTCCAGAGCCTCCCCCCGAcgcccctgcccccgcccccaCCACCCCTGAGCCACACACCGATGCTGCCGAGGCAACCACAGAGACGCCAAAGCCTCGCCAGGACGCCGCCAAGGCCCAGCCAGATGCTATTTTCAGGAGCTTTGGGCAGCGCCTCCGATCTCTTGCACGCCCTTCATACGCATTCCCTCCTCGCAGAGCTGCCAGACGCTTCCGTGGTAAGCGTGCAGTTGTGGCCTCCAGCTACATCTTCCCTTACgcttctcctccactcttctcttaCCAGCCCTTGGCCTTGACCCACGCCGCCGTCCTCcctgccgccaccgcctacacgGCACTCCCCGCAGCAACCACctacgccgccgccgcccacgccgCTGCTCGCGACGCGGTGCTGCTGCGGATAGAGCACAATCCCGGCCACGCCACCTCTTACCGCGTGGACTGA